One Methylosarcina fibrata AML-C10 DNA segment encodes these proteins:
- the cydB gene encoding cytochrome d ubiquinol oxidase subunit II, with product MFDYETLRIFWWAVLVLLVCGFAVMDGFDLGIGMLLPFLGKSDEERRVMLNAIGPTWEGNQTWLITLGGFTFGAWPLVYATVFSGLYLGMLVLLFGLFLRPVGFDYRSKLPGPRWRGAWDWALFAGGAVPSVVLSLAVGNIIQGLPFQLDEDLRSLYSGSFLELFNPFALLSVVTGVALLCMHGASFLLCRTESVLAERARRAVFWGALVFTVSFFIAGLWAAISLHGYRITSAVDTEAIVRPLAKTVEKATGLWFDNYSEYPLLMLAPAFALIGSWLVVFFSAKHYAGTAFVVSCGVVVSVILTAGGSMFPFIVPSSVDPSSSLTVWDAGASRYTLLLLSFATVLLMPIVMAYTAWVYRVLRGKVTVEDIRKNQHGLY from the coding sequence ATGTTTGATTACGAAACGCTGAGGATCTTCTGGTGGGCCGTGCTGGTCCTGTTGGTCTGCGGTTTTGCCGTCATGGACGGCTTCGATCTCGGCATCGGCATGCTGCTGCCGTTTCTCGGTAAATCGGATGAAGAACGGCGGGTGATGCTGAACGCCATCGGCCCCACCTGGGAAGGCAACCAGACCTGGCTGATCACGCTCGGAGGTTTCACTTTCGGCGCTTGGCCTCTGGTCTATGCCACGGTCTTTTCCGGGCTTTATCTCGGCATGCTGGTGCTCTTGTTCGGCCTGTTCCTGCGTCCGGTCGGCTTCGATTACCGCAGCAAATTGCCCGGCCCGCGCTGGCGCGGTGCCTGGGACTGGGCTTTGTTCGCCGGCGGCGCGGTGCCCTCGGTGGTGTTGAGCCTCGCCGTCGGCAACATCATTCAGGGGCTGCCGTTTCAGCTCGACGAAGATTTGCGCTCCCTGTACTCCGGCAGTTTCCTGGAACTGTTCAATCCGTTCGCGTTGCTGTCGGTGGTCACGGGAGTCGCTTTGCTTTGCATGCACGGCGCCTCGTTCCTGCTCTGCCGCACCGAATCCGTGCTTGCCGAACGCGCCCGGCGCGCCGTTTTCTGGGGGGCGCTCGTCTTCACCGTGAGTTTTTTTATTGCCGGCCTATGGGCCGCGATCAGCCTGCACGGCTACCGCATCACGTCGGCGGTCGATACCGAAGCCATTGTCAGGCCGCTTGCCAAAACCGTGGAAAAAGCCACCGGCCTGTGGTTCGACAATTACAGCGAATACCCGCTGCTGATGCTGGCGCCGGCGTTTGCCCTGATCGGATCGTGGCTGGTCGTCTTTTTTTCGGCGAAGCATTATGCCGGCACCGCCTTCGTCGTCAGTTGCGGAGTCGTCGTCAGCGTGATCCTTACCGCCGGCGGTTCGATGTTTCCTTTTATCGTCCCGTCCAGCGTCGATCCGTCCAGCAGTCTGACCGTGTGGGACGCCGGCGCCAGCCGCTACACGCTGCTGTTGCTGAGCTTCGCAACCGTTCTGTTAATGCCTATCGTCATGGCCTACACGGCCTGGGTTTATCGCGTGTTGCGCGGCAAGGTGACGGTCGAGGATATTCGAAAAAATCAGCATGGTTTGTATTGA
- a CDS encoding cytochrome ubiquinol oxidase subunit I, giving the protein MIVNEIVELSRLQFALTAMYHFLFVPLTLGLSFLLAIMESVYVMTDRIVYKDMTRFWGKLFGINFAMGVTTGLTLEFQFGTNWAYYSHYVGDIFGMPLAIEGLMAFFLESTFVGLFFFGWDRLTQVQHLTVTWLLAIGTSLSALWILIANGWMQHPIGAEFNYETMRMELSSFADLFFNPVAQVKFVHTAAAGYVTGSTFVLGISAYYLLKGRDIAFARRSFRVAAGFGLASILSVIVLGDESGYTLGEVQKAKLATIEAEWQSEEPPASFTIVGLPDEETMTTRYAVKFPWLLGLIATRSVDETVIGIKDILDNNRERIKNGMIAYDNLQKLRQNHQDIKARTEFETRKADLGYGLLLKRYTENVIDATPEQIEAATRRSIPKVAPMFWTFRGMVFCGVAMLFIFAAAFYFNARQTAHKQRWLLRLAFYGIPLPWIASELGWVVAEYGRQPWTIAGILPTHLSTSSVSTGQLYTSLAGFTLFYTVLLVIELFLMTKYVRLGPSSLHTGRYHFEQEGVSHV; this is encoded by the coding sequence ATGATCGTCAATGAAATCGTCGAGTTGTCGCGTCTCCAGTTTGCGCTGACGGCAATGTATCATTTTTTGTTCGTGCCGCTGACGCTGGGATTGTCGTTTTTGCTGGCGATCATGGAATCGGTTTACGTGATGACCGACCGGATCGTTTACAAAGACATGACCCGTTTTTGGGGCAAACTGTTCGGCATCAATTTCGCGATGGGAGTGACCACCGGCCTGACGCTGGAATTTCAGTTCGGCACCAACTGGGCCTATTATTCGCATTACGTCGGCGATATTTTCGGCATGCCGCTGGCGATCGAGGGCCTGATGGCGTTCTTTCTGGAATCGACTTTCGTCGGATTGTTTTTCTTCGGCTGGGACCGTCTCACCCAAGTGCAGCACTTGACGGTGACCTGGCTGCTGGCCATCGGAACCAGCCTGTCGGCTCTCTGGATTTTGATCGCCAACGGCTGGATGCAGCATCCGATCGGGGCGGAATTCAACTATGAAACCATGCGCATGGAATTGTCCAGCTTCGCCGATCTGTTTTTCAATCCGGTAGCGCAGGTCAAGTTCGTTCACACGGCGGCGGCCGGTTACGTCACCGGTTCGACGTTCGTGCTCGGCATCAGCGCGTACTATCTGTTGAAAGGCAGGGATATCGCTTTTGCCCGGCGGTCTTTCAGAGTCGCCGCCGGTTTCGGCCTGGCATCGATCTTGTCGGTCATCGTGCTGGGCGATGAAAGCGGTTATACCCTGGGCGAAGTGCAAAAAGCCAAGCTGGCCACGATCGAGGCGGAATGGCAATCCGAGGAACCGCCGGCTTCCTTCACCATCGTCGGCCTTCCCGACGAAGAAACCATGACCACCCGCTATGCGGTCAAATTTCCCTGGCTGCTGGGCCTGATCGCGACCCGTTCGGTGGATGAAACGGTCATCGGCATCAAGGACATACTCGACAACAATCGCGAACGGATCAAAAACGGCATGATCGCATACGACAATCTGCAAAAATTGAGGCAGAACCACCAGGACATCAAAGCCAGGACGGAGTTTGAAACGCGCAAGGCTGATCTCGGCTACGGACTGTTGTTAAAGCGTTACACGGAAAATGTCATTGACGCAACGCCGGAGCAGATCGAAGCGGCCACCCGCCGCTCGATACCCAAAGTCGCACCGATGTTCTGGACCTTCAGGGGTATGGTGTTCTGCGGCGTAGCGATGCTGTTCATTTTTGCCGCGGCTTTTTATTTCAACGCCAGACAGACCGCGCACAAACAACGCTGGCTTCTGCGCCTGGCGTTTTACGGCATTCCCTTGCCCTGGATCGCCAGCGAACTCGGCTGGGTCGTCGCCGAATACGGACGGCAGCCCTGGACCATCGCCGGCATTCTGCCGACTCATCTGAGCACTTCCAGTGTGAGCACGGGCCAGCTCTATACGAGCCTTGCCGGATTTACGCTCTTTTATACCGTGTTGCTCGTCATCGAGCTTTTTCTGATGACCAAATACGTGCGCCTGGGACCGAGCAGTCTTCATACCGGCCGCTATCATTTCGAACAGGAAGGAGTGAGTCATGTTTGA
- a CDS encoding DUF6494 family protein, which translates to MNEDTMNMEIRKYLKQVGVTSQREIEHAVQKALESGKINGNESFDVKMTLEAPALGLVHHIDGHIALE; encoded by the coding sequence ATGAACGAAGACACCATGAACATGGAAATCCGAAAATACCTGAAACAGGTCGGCGTCACCTCCCAGCGCGAGATCGAGCACGCGGTGCAAAAAGCCCTCGAATCCGGGAAAATCAACGGCAACGAATCGTTCGACGTCAAGATGACGCTGGAAGCGCCGGCGCTGGGTTTGGTTCATCATATCGACGGGCATATTGCGCTGGAATGA
- the cydP gene encoding cytochrome oxidase putative small subunit CydP, protein MARPAIIMNLFCHFRNLLSDRRSVNAKKPYPSVPDRPWQDSCLCLKKLLLTSVGRMFSCKSRLHRFRNGPSFSFGLEISLALLVKFLLLGGLWWVFFAGKKPPINEEIMAGRMFGENRPLMVSPSGRERAQ, encoded by the coding sequence ATGGCGCGTCCGGCAATCATAATGAACCTTTTTTGTCATTTTCGTAATTTACTATCGGATAGACGGTCAGTTAATGCGAAGAAGCCTTACCCGTCAGTACCGGATAGACCTTGGCAAGATTCTTGCCTTTGTTTGAAGAAATTATTATTAACTTCGGTAGGGCGTATGTTTTCTTGTAAAAGTAGGTTGCATAGATTCAGGAACGGTCCTTCATTTTCGTTCGGCCTGGAAATTTCGCTGGCTTTGCTGGTGAAATTTCTATTGTTGGGCGGACTCTGGTGGGTATTTTTCGCCGGGAAAAAACCGCCGATCAATGAAGAGATAATGGCCGGCAGAATGTTCGGAGAAAATCGTCCGCTTATGGTTTCACCATCCGGTCGGGAGAGAGCGCAATGA
- the cyoE gene encoding heme o synthase has translation MPTLAPELSWKNYLTLCKPNVVLEMLFTAVVGMLLAVPGMPPLDVLIYSVVGIALAASSAAAINHFIDRKADAEMKRTKNRPLPQGALSSAKVLSFAVILGVASMLLLVLKVNALTAVLTFLSLFGYAIVYTVYLKHMTPQNIVIGGAFGATPPLLGWCAMTGEVHPYALLLMLIIFVWTPPHFWALAIARRDEYAKVNIPMLPVTHGPDFTRLQILLYTILLLIVTLLPYLTGMSGLVYLGSAVLLGAIFLWFAVLMMRHKDNRTAMKTFGYSIVYITLLFAALIVDHYFKITL, from the coding sequence ATGCCTACCCTAGCACCCGAACTTTCCTGGAAAAATTATCTGACCCTGTGCAAGCCGAACGTGGTTCTGGAAATGCTGTTTACTGCGGTCGTCGGCATGCTCCTTGCCGTTCCCGGAATGCCGCCTCTCGACGTCCTGATTTACAGCGTCGTCGGCATTGCGTTGGCCGCTTCCTCGGCCGCGGCAATCAACCATTTTATCGACCGCAAGGCGGACGCGGAAATGAAGCGCACCAAAAACCGTCCGTTGCCCCAGGGCGCATTAAGTTCGGCCAAAGTGCTTTCCTTTGCCGTAATCCTGGGCGTCGCTTCGATGCTGCTGCTGGTGCTCAAGGTGAATGCCCTGACCGCGGTGCTGACTTTTCTGTCGCTGTTCGGTTACGCGATCGTCTATACCGTTTATCTGAAGCACATGACGCCCCAGAATATCGTCATCGGCGGCGCTTTCGGAGCCACGCCCCCCTTGCTCGGCTGGTGCGCGATGACCGGCGAAGTGCATCCTTACGCGCTGTTGCTGATGCTGATCATCTTCGTCTGGACGCCTCCGCATTTCTGGGCGCTGGCCATCGCCCGGCGCGACGAATACGCCAAAGTCAACATTCCGATGCTGCCGGTCACGCACGGCCCCGACTTTACCCGTCTGCAGATTTTACTCTATACCATTTTGCTGTTGATCGTGACCCTCTTGCCGTATCTGACCGGCATGAGCGGCCTGGTTTATCTGGGATCGGCCGTCCTGCTGGGAGCAATTTTTCTTTGGTTCGCGGTGCTGATGATGCGCCATAAAGACAATAGGACCGCCATGAAAACGTTCGGTTATTCGATTGTCTACATTACTTTGCTGTTCGCCGCGCTGATCGTCGACCATTATTTCAAGATCACCTTATGA
- a CDS encoding M16 family metallopeptidase — translation MKQRLLSALLLGLPALAAGSEPRVSEHILKNGLKVLVKEDHRSPVAVSQIWYKVGSSYEPGGLTGISHMLEHMMFKGTDKHPPGEFSRIIAENGGQENAFTGQDYTAYFQTMESSRLAVSFELEADRMRHLHLLADELKKELQVVTEERRMRTDDNPQAKMGEYFMAMAFTNSPYKHPVIGWPADIANYTIEDLQAWYQRWYAPNNATLVVVGDVQAKAVFDLAEQYFAELKTSEIKPVKPQTEMPQLGLRKMTVKVPAKLPSIVMGYKVPSLTSVEQEWEAYALEVLAGILDGGSSARLSSDLVRGKQIAVAAGASYNLASRLPSLFELEATPAEGKTVSELETELKNEIARLQRKPVDPDELQRVKAQVSANAIYERDSNFYQAMQLGMLETVGLGWQKADEYVGKVNQVTAEQVLKVAQKYLIDDHLNVAYLEPQSINENAAGNKGDK, via the coding sequence ATGAAACAGCGTTTATTAAGTGCATTACTGCTCGGCCTGCCCGCTCTTGCCGCGGGTTCGGAACCCCGGGTGTCGGAACACATCCTGAAAAACGGGCTGAAAGTTCTGGTCAAGGAAGACCACCGGTCGCCGGTGGCGGTGTCGCAAATCTGGTACAAGGTCGGCTCCAGCTACGAGCCGGGCGGCCTCACCGGCATCTCGCACATGCTCGAGCACATGATGTTCAAAGGAACGGACAAACATCCGCCGGGAGAGTTCTCCCGAATCATCGCCGAAAACGGCGGCCAGGAAAACGCGTTCACCGGCCAGGATTACACGGCTTATTTTCAAACGATGGAGTCATCCAGGCTGGCGGTCAGCTTCGAACTGGAAGCGGACCGCATGCGTCATTTGCACCTGTTGGCCGACGAGCTGAAAAAGGAACTCCAGGTGGTCACCGAAGAGCGGCGGATGCGCACCGACGACAATCCGCAGGCCAAAATGGGCGAATATTTCATGGCGATGGCGTTCACCAACAGTCCTTACAAGCATCCGGTCATCGGCTGGCCGGCCGATATCGCCAATTATACGATCGAAGACCTTCAGGCCTGGTATCAGCGCTGGTACGCCCCGAACAACGCGACGCTGGTCGTGGTCGGCGACGTCCAGGCGAAAGCCGTATTCGACCTGGCCGAACAGTATTTCGCCGAGCTCAAGACCAGCGAAATCAAACCGGTCAAGCCGCAAACCGAAATGCCGCAGCTTGGCCTCCGCAAAATGACGGTCAAGGTTCCGGCCAAACTGCCGTCGATCGTGATGGGCTACAAAGTGCCGTCGCTGACCTCGGTAGAACAGGAATGGGAAGCCTACGCGCTGGAAGTTCTGGCGGGCATCCTCGACGGCGGCAGCAGCGCCCGGCTGAGTTCGGATCTCGTGCGCGGCAAGCAAATCGCCGTCGCGGCGGGAGCCAGCTACAATCTGGCTTCGCGCCTGCCCAGCCTGTTCGAACTGGAAGCCACTCCGGCCGAAGGCAAAACGGTATCCGAACTGGAAACGGAATTAAAGAACGAAATCGCCCGGCTGCAGCGCAAGCCGGTGGACCCCGACGAGTTGCAACGCGTGAAAGCCCAGGTGTCCGCCAACGCCATCTACGAACGCGATTCCAATTTCTATCAGGCCATGCAGCTCGGCATGCTGGAAACGGTCGGCCTGGGCTGGCAAAAAGCCGACGAATACGTCGGGAAAGTCAATCAGGTGACCGCAGAGCAGGTGCTCAAGGTGGCGCAGAAATATCTGATCGACGACCACCTGAACGTGGCCTATCTGGAGCCTCAATCCATCAATGAAAACGCCGCCGGCAACAAGGGAGACAAGTAA
- a CDS encoding glycosyl transferase family protein encodes MNFSHHLQTSRPEHPFAEYIRILGKGKKGSRPLTRDEAYRAMKMIMADEVLPVQLGAFLMLMRVKEETPEELAGFVLAARESCRLEAYQARVDLDWSSYAGKRRHLPWYLLSALLLAENGIKVFMHGAPGPSADRLYTQDMLAYLGLRSAASVAEAALQLDEQNFSYLSLHQFCPKLHEIIELRPLLGLRSPVHTLVRLLNPFNAEYSLQGIFHPGYRPVHQEAAALLNQPHAAVLKGEGGETERNPDMDCLVQSVHNGELSDENWPALFDYRHVKPETLDPSQLALLWQGRLADEYAEASVVGTAAVALKLLGKAQTREQAQQLAADFWSRRSRNRFAAA; translated from the coding sequence ATGAATTTCAGCCATCATCTGCAAACTTCCCGGCCCGAACATCCGTTCGCAGAATACATCCGCATCCTGGGCAAGGGCAAGAAGGGTTCCCGTCCGCTGACCCGCGACGAAGCGTATCGGGCCATGAAAATGATCATGGCCGACGAGGTGTTGCCGGTACAACTGGGCGCGTTTTTGATGCTGATGCGGGTCAAGGAAGAAACGCCCGAGGAACTGGCGGGTTTCGTGCTCGCCGCCCGGGAATCGTGCCGGCTTGAGGCTTATCAGGCCCGGGTCGACCTCGATTGGTCTTCCTATGCCGGCAAGCGCCGCCATTTGCCCTGGTATCTGCTGTCGGCTCTGCTGCTGGCGGAAAACGGCATTAAAGTGTTCATGCACGGCGCGCCGGGTCCGTCGGCGGACAGGCTTTATACTCAGGACATGCTGGCCTACCTGGGGCTGCGCAGCGCTGCTTCCGTCGCCGAAGCGGCCTTGCAACTGGACGAACAGAATTTCAGCTATCTGTCGCTGCACCAGTTCTGCCCGAAACTGCACGAGATCATCGAACTGCGCCCGTTGCTCGGGCTGCGCTCGCCGGTGCATACGCTGGTGCGTCTGCTGAATCCCTTCAATGCCGAGTACAGTCTTCAGGGCATTTTCCATCCGGGTTACCGTCCGGTGCATCAAGAGGCCGCCGCGCTGCTGAATCAGCCGCACGCCGCGGTATTGAAAGGCGAGGGCGGCGAAACCGAACGCAATCCCGACATGGACTGCCTGGTGCAAAGCGTGCATAACGGCGAATTATCCGACGAAAACTGGCCGGCCCTGTTCGACTACCGGCACGTCAAGCCGGAAACCCTGGATCCTTCCCAATTGGCGTTGCTCTGGCAAGGCCGGCTCGCCGACGAATACGCCGAGGCTTCCGTCGTGGGTACCGCCGCCGTCGCGCTCAAGCTGCTCGGCAAGGCGCAAACCCGGGAACAGGCGCAGCAACTGGCCGCCGATTTCTGGAGCCGGCGTTCCAGAAACCGGTTTGCGGCGGCATGA
- a CDS encoding type II toxin-antitoxin system VapC family toxin produces MIVVVDASVALKWFFQSREDEADCGLALAILSGIDEGRIRMRQPPHFIAEMTAVLAREKPKEAQDDLFDLLAIESRFAEEPEIYATAMDLAIRCRHHLFDTLYHAVALNTPGAALVTADRRYYDKAASFGRITLLSDVRLAC; encoded by the coding sequence ATGATTGTCGTGGTCGATGCCAGCGTCGCCCTGAAATGGTTTTTCCAGAGCCGAGAGGATGAAGCCGATTGCGGCTTGGCGTTAGCGATCCTGTCGGGCATCGATGAAGGCAGGATACGCATGCGACAGCCTCCGCATTTTATTGCCGAGATGACGGCGGTGCTGGCCCGCGAAAAACCGAAGGAAGCCCAGGACGATTTGTTCGATTTATTGGCCATCGAAAGTCGTTTTGCCGAGGAGCCGGAGATTTACGCCACGGCGATGGATCTGGCGATCCGTTGCCGGCACCACTTGTTCGATACGCTCTACCACGCGGTAGCTCTGAATACCCCCGGCGCCGCACTGGTAACCGCCGACCGCCGTTATTATGATAAAGCAGCGAGCTTCGGCCGGATTACCCTGCTGTCCGATGTCAGATTAGCCTGCTAA
- the cydX gene encoding cytochrome bd-I oxidase subunit CydX, giving the protein MWYFAWALGVALACALAIINAMWLDINEHPEE; this is encoded by the coding sequence ATGTGGTATTTCGCATGGGCTTTAGGCGTGGCGCTTGCCTGCGCCCTGGCCATCATCAACGCGATGTGGCTGGACATCAACGAGCATCCGGAGGAGTGA